In Paralcaligenes sp. KSB-10, the following are encoded in one genomic region:
- a CDS encoding sigma-54-dependent Fis family transcriptional regulator, with translation MPPSLHVSARTAATVGHSPASHIQRSWERCADLDPALLRDPAPLSLADLNVRRESQRRLLELARPEIAALESLAEAAHSVVLLADPSGLILQESGNKTFLGRARRVALQPGVSWAESMRGTNAVGTALHDGRAVRVHGAEHFLPSNRILSCHAAPVFSGTGGILGVLDLSGPAEETQGYALGLVQMYASLIGNRILHDTPLRRLVFQADPTRLGGVGQAILLIDDARRIAGANPAALQLLDTDWCLIGSPLEQWIDGGLSQGTSTGALRSHNGKPLVGTLHAPGPRLHPVAVRPTPAGGIDSAPEFDPALCVRLEQAVRAANAGLALLLQGETGTGKEVLARRVHAQSIWCGGRFIAINCGALPESLVESELFGYESGAFTGARREGARGLLRQAHKGVLFLDEIGDMPLGLQTRLLRVLQEREVQPLGSEKSIPLEFGLISASNRDLKAMVDHGTFRADLYYRLQDLQVCLPPLRERDDLAQFLQRSFMLKGGRYTPDALVALGRYAWPGNYREMHSVMRRLLCLYPDQEPIDSHMLPAEIRAARPLPLSAIDARAPAPSMPGTPASPRLCDLEQSAIDAALQACQGNISLAARKLGIHRSTLHRRLKARDHGAPSGR, from the coding sequence ATGCCGCCATCGCTACACGTGTCAGCCCGAACAGCCGCTACCGTCGGCCACAGTCCCGCCTCGCATATCCAGCGTTCCTGGGAACGCTGCGCCGACCTCGACCCTGCCCTGCTGCGCGACCCAGCTCCGCTGTCGCTGGCCGATCTCAACGTGCGGCGCGAGTCGCAGCGCCGCCTGCTGGAGCTGGCCCGGCCCGAGATCGCCGCGCTTGAATCCCTGGCCGAGGCCGCCCACAGCGTGGTCTTGCTGGCCGATCCCAGCGGCCTCATCCTGCAGGAAAGCGGCAACAAGACCTTCCTCGGCAGGGCGCGCCGCGTAGCCCTGCAGCCTGGCGTAAGCTGGGCGGAATCCATGCGCGGCACCAATGCGGTCGGCACGGCCCTGCACGACGGTCGGGCCGTGCGTGTGCACGGTGCCGAGCACTTCCTGCCCAGCAACCGCATACTCAGTTGCCATGCCGCTCCTGTCTTCTCCGGCACCGGCGGCATCCTCGGCGTACTCGATCTTTCAGGCCCTGCCGAAGAAACGCAAGGCTACGCGCTGGGCCTGGTACAGATGTATGCCAGTCTGATCGGCAATCGCATTCTGCACGACACACCGCTGCGGCGGCTGGTATTCCAGGCCGATCCCACGCGGCTCGGCGGTGTCGGGCAAGCCATTCTTCTGATCGACGACGCGCGGCGCATTGCGGGAGCCAATCCCGCCGCGCTGCAACTGCTGGATACCGATTGGTGCCTGATCGGCAGCCCCCTCGAACAATGGATCGATGGCGGACTGTCGCAGGGAACCTCGACCGGTGCGCTGCGCAGCCATAACGGCAAGCCTTTGGTGGGAACATTGCATGCGCCGGGGCCCCGCCTCCATCCCGTGGCTGTCCGGCCAACGCCTGCAGGCGGCATCGACAGCGCGCCCGAATTCGATCCGGCCCTGTGCGTGCGGCTGGAGCAGGCCGTGCGCGCCGCCAATGCGGGGCTGGCGCTGCTGCTGCAAGGCGAAACCGGAACCGGCAAGGAAGTCCTGGCGCGCCGCGTCCACGCGCAATCCATCTGGTGCGGTGGCCGTTTTATCGCCATCAATTGCGGCGCGTTGCCCGAGAGCCTGGTCGAGTCGGAACTGTTCGGTTACGAAAGCGGGGCCTTTACGGGAGCCCGGCGGGAGGGCGCGCGCGGCCTGCTGCGCCAGGCGCACAAGGGCGTCCTGTTCCTGGACGAGATCGGCGACATGCCGCTCGGCTTGCAGACGCGGCTGTTGCGCGTGCTGCAGGAACGCGAAGTTCAGCCTCTCGGGTCGGAAAAAAGCATCCCACTGGAATTCGGCCTGATCAGTGCCAGTAACCGCGACCTCAAGGCCATGGTGGACCACGGCACGTTCCGCGCCGATCTGTATTACCGTTTGCAAGACCTGCAGGTGTGCCTGCCGCCGCTGCGCGAGCGCGACGACCTGGCGCAGTTCCTGCAACGCAGCTTCATGCTGAAAGGGGGCCGCTACACCCCCGATGCGCTCGTCGCGCTCGGTCGTTATGCGTGGCCCGGCAACTACCGGGAAATGCACAGCGTCATGCGTCGGCTGCTGTGCCTGTATCCAGACCAGGAGCCGATCGATTCGCACATGCTGCCTGCCGAGATCCGTGCGGCGCGACCGCTCCCGCTGTCTGCCATCGATGCCCGCGCGCCAGCGCCCTCCATGCCCGGAACACCCGCAAGCCCCCGCCTGTGCGATCTCGAGCAGTCCGCCATCGACGCGGCGCTGCAAGCCTGCCAGGGCAACATCAGTCTTGCGGCGCGCAAGTTGGGCATACATCGCAGCACCTTGCACCGGCGCCTGAAAGCCCGCGATCATGGCGCGCCTTCAGGCCGCTGA
- a CDS encoding MFS transporter, with product MELFTDKPGDEGLPGRERAAVMAALMTATVMVVFDGSVINIALPKMAGALQVSPAVAVWFANGYLLSVAMTLAIFAALASRFGFRPLFLFGLALFTVASAGCALASDAFALIAMRVLQGVGGAAVVSIGPAILRSVFPGRLLGRVLGLNALLIAASTAIAPIVGGTLLDTWGWQWLFALNIVPGVIALVIAMKALPLRTAAVREPFDTPGALLSAVLVGALIMAANHATMPGDGWYALIALVAGVGFVWRLRHARQPLLPPVIFTSTRFSLAALTSMASFVGQGITFVALPFLFQNVYGYSAFETALLFTPWPVGIVLVASHAGRLADKYSPAMISTVGLFALVAGLVSLALLPRQPEVWEIGVRCFLCGVGFGCFQSPNNREMLSNVSRENSGYASGVLAIMRTFGQCLGAALVGVLLAVIAQGGAPALERQAVQVSMWIAVAATAVAVVLSLSRLRRIPYRLAS from the coding sequence ATGGAGTTATTTACAGACAAGCCTGGCGACGAAGGGCTGCCGGGCCGTGAGCGTGCCGCCGTCATGGCGGCACTGATGACCGCTACCGTCATGGTGGTGTTCGATGGGTCCGTGATCAATATTGCGTTGCCGAAGATGGCCGGTGCGCTGCAGGTTTCACCGGCTGTGGCAGTGTGGTTTGCCAATGGTTATCTGCTGTCGGTGGCCATGACATTGGCCATTTTCGCGGCGCTGGCCAGCCGCTTCGGGTTTCGACCGCTGTTCCTGTTTGGCCTTGCGTTGTTCACCGTGGCGTCTGCGGGCTGTGCGCTGGCGTCCGATGCGTTTGCGCTGATTGCCATGCGGGTATTGCAGGGCGTGGGTGGGGCGGCCGTGGTCAGCATTGGGCCGGCCATTCTCCGGTCGGTGTTTCCCGGCCGCCTGCTGGGTCGGGTTCTGGGCTTGAACGCGTTGCTGATCGCCGCCAGCACGGCCATTGCCCCGATTGTTGGCGGCACACTGCTCGACACCTGGGGCTGGCAGTGGCTGTTCGCCTTGAACATTGTTCCCGGTGTGATTGCGCTGGTGATTGCCATGAAGGCCCTTCCCCTGCGTACAGCGGCTGTGCGCGAGCCTTTCGACACCCCCGGGGCATTGCTGTCCGCCGTGCTGGTGGGGGCGTTGATCATGGCCGCCAATCACGCAACGATGCCGGGCGACGGCTGGTATGCCCTGATCGCGTTGGTGGCCGGCGTGGGGTTTGTGTGGCGCTTGCGCCATGCCAGGCAACCCCTTCTGCCTCCTGTTATCTTTACGTCAACCCGGTTTTCACTGGCGGCGTTGACCTCAATGGCGTCATTCGTGGGGCAGGGCATTACCTTTGTGGCGCTGCCGTTCCTGTTCCAGAACGTATACGGCTACAGCGCGTTTGAAACAGCGCTGTTGTTTACGCCATGGCCGGTAGGTATTGTGCTGGTCGCCTCTCATGCCGGGCGACTTGCCGACAAGTATTCACCCGCCATGATCTCCACTGTCGGCTTGTTCGCGTTGGTGGCGGGCCTGGTTTCGCTCGCCTTGTTGCCTCGGCAGCCGGAGGTTTGGGAGATAGGCGTGCGCTGTTTTCTGTGCGGGGTCGGTTTCGGCTGTTTTCAAAGCCCCAATAACCGTGAAATGCTGTCGAACGTGTCGCGTGAGAACAGCGGCTATGCCTCGGGGGTGCTGGCCATCATGCGTACGTTTGGCCAATGTCTGGGGGCGGCGCTGGTGGGTGTGCTGCTGGCCGTGATTGCGCAGGGTGGCGCTCCAGCCCTGGAACGGCAAGCGGTGCAGGTAAGCATGTGGATTGCGGTGGCGGCGACGGCGGTGGCCGTTGTGCTTAGCCTGAGCCGGTTGCGGAGAATTCCTTATCGTCTGGCATCGTAG
- a CDS encoding LysR family transcriptional regulator: MSEPDFNLLMALDVLLAEGSVAGAARRAGLSTSAMSRTLGRLREVTGDPLLVRAGRHMVLTPYAQAIRERTRNAVLEARALLQPAVSELNLSSLDRVFAIRANEGFVEAFGPMLIAAVASVAPRVCLRFAPKIEKNSRYLREGLVDLEIGVVSDMGPEIRLQALFRDHFVGVVRAGHPLLSEPVITAEHYVSYGHVVASRRGLSHGPVDDALAEMGLARKVASVVPGFPAALAVAMASDLIALLPASYLPNQSAGRQRAAGFQTFDLPFPAETITISQMWHPRLEVEPAHRWLRQLVRRVCREQVIPGED; encoded by the coding sequence ATGTCCGAACCTGATTTCAACCTGCTGATGGCGCTTGATGTGCTGCTTGCCGAAGGCAGTGTGGCCGGCGCGGCGAGGCGCGCCGGCCTGAGCACCTCGGCGATGAGCCGCACGCTTGGCCGACTGCGTGAAGTAACCGGCGACCCCTTGCTGGTGCGGGCAGGGCGCCACATGGTTCTGACCCCTTATGCGCAGGCAATCCGTGAGCGAACCCGCAATGCGGTCCTCGAAGCCCGGGCACTGCTGCAGCCCGCGGTTTCCGAACTGAATTTATCCTCTCTGGATCGTGTTTTTGCCATACGGGCCAACGAAGGGTTTGTCGAGGCGTTCGGTCCTATGCTGATTGCCGCTGTGGCCAGCGTGGCGCCACGCGTATGTTTGCGCTTCGCGCCCAAAATAGAAAAGAATTCCCGCTATCTTCGTGAAGGGCTGGTCGACCTGGAAATCGGTGTGGTCAGCGACATGGGGCCGGAAATCCGCCTTCAGGCGTTGTTTCGAGATCATTTCGTCGGCGTGGTCAGAGCCGGCCACCCCTTGCTGTCCGAGCCGGTAATCACCGCCGAGCATTATGTCTCGTACGGCCATGTGGTCGCCTCGCGCCGAGGGCTTTCTCATGGCCCGGTCGACGACGCGCTGGCCGAAATGGGCTTGGCCCGCAAGGTGGCCAGTGTAGTGCCCGGGTTTCCAGCGGCACTGGCGGTGGCGATGGCGTCGGACTTGATCGCACTGCTTCCCGCTTCGTATCTGCCCAATCAATCCGCAGGCAGGCAAAGAGCAGCGGGGTTTCAGACGTTTGATCTTCCCTTTCCGGCTGAGACCATCACGATTTCACAAATGTGGCACCCGCGCCTGGAAGTGGAACCGGCACACCGCTGGTTGCGGCAACTGGTACGGCGGGTTTGTCGGGAACAAGTCATTCCCGGGGAAGACTAG
- a CDS encoding PIN domain-containing protein — translation MAGSYSYTVILDACVLYPAPLRDLLLSLAEADVFRGRWTSSIHDEWTRNVLAKRPDLKPDTLNRTVELMNEAVDDCLVENYEYLIDSLTLPDENDRHVLAAAIAGHADAIVTFNLKDFPSEIANAHGLEILHPDDFLVAQYDLAPVRMLKVVQTLRERLKNPQRTAQELIATYLSQGLPQTCKLLEDAIGLI, via the coding sequence TGGCCGGATCGTATAGCTACACCGTCATTCTCGACGCCTGTGTTTTGTATCCAGCGCCGTTGCGGGATTTACTGTTGAGTCTTGCTGAGGCCGACGTATTCCGCGGGCGCTGGACATCATCCATTCACGATGAATGGACCAGAAATGTATTGGCTAAACGTCCGGATCTAAAACCTGACACTCTGAATCGTACTGTGGAGCTAATGAATGAGGCCGTCGATGACTGTTTGGTAGAAAATTACGAATATCTTATCGACTCTCTGACCTTGCCAGACGAAAATGATCGACATGTTCTCGCGGCAGCTATTGCTGGGCATGCCGATGCGATAGTTACTTTCAATCTCAAAGATTTTCCTAGCGAGATTGCAAACGCACATGGCCTAGAAATATTGCATCCCGATGATTTTCTAGTCGCACAATATGACTTGGCTCCAGTAAGAATGCTAAAGGTCGTCCAAACGCTCCGTGAACGACTCAAAAATCCACAACGAACCGCACAAGAGCTAATTGCCACATACCTCTCCCAAGGCTTGCCACAAACTTGTAAATTACTGGAAGACGCAATTGGATTAATCTGA